Proteins from a single region of Streptomyces vinaceus:
- the uvrB gene encoding excinuclease ABC subunit UvrB, with amino-acid sequence MRPVSKIERTVAPFEVVSPYQPSGDQPAAIAELEKRIRAGEKDVVLLGATGTGKSATTAWMIEKLQRPTLVMAPNKTLAAQLANEFRELLPNNAVEYFVSYYDYYQPEAYVPQSDTYIEKDSSINEEVERLRHSATNSLLTRRDVIVVASVSCIYGLGTPQEYVDRMVPLKVGEEMDRDQLLRRFVDIQYTRNDVAFTRGTFRVRGDTIEIFPVYEELAVRIEMFGDEIEALSTLHPLTGEVISEDRELYVFPASHYVAGPERMEKAVRGIEAELAERLAELEKQGKMLEAQRLRMRTTYDLEMMRQIGSCSGIENYSLHMDDRAPGSAPNTLIDYFPEDFLLVIDESHVTVPQIGAMYEGDASRKRTLVDHGFRLPSALDNRPLKWEEFQERIGQTVYLSATPGKYELSRGDGFVEQIIRPTGLIDPEVVVKPTEGQIDDLVHEIRQRVEKDERVLVTTLTKKMAEDLTDYFLELGIQVRYLHSDVDTLRRIELLRELRAGEYDVLVGINLLREGLDLPEVSLVAILDADKEGFLRSGTSLIQTIGRAARNVSGQVHMYADKMTPAMEKAIEETNRRREKQIAYNTANGIDPQPLRKKINDIVATIAREELDTEQLLGTGYRQGKDGKGAKAPVPALGVVKAGQVTVGGKAVKGAKAAKAAKDAAVLTDRPAEELAALIEQMTERMRGAAAELQFEVAARIRDEVGELKKELRQMREAGLA; translated from the coding sequence ATGCGGCCCGTATCGAAGATCGAACGCACGGTGGCGCCTTTCGAGGTCGTCAGCCCCTACCAGCCCAGCGGCGACCAGCCGGCGGCCATCGCCGAGCTGGAAAAGCGCATCCGTGCAGGTGAGAAGGATGTCGTCCTGCTGGGCGCGACCGGCACAGGCAAGTCGGCGACGACGGCCTGGATGATCGAGAAGCTCCAGCGCCCGACCCTCGTGATGGCGCCGAACAAGACGCTCGCCGCCCAGCTGGCGAACGAGTTCCGCGAGCTCCTGCCGAACAACGCCGTCGAGTACTTCGTCTCGTACTACGACTACTACCAGCCCGAGGCCTACGTACCGCAGTCGGACACCTACATCGAGAAGGACTCCTCGATCAACGAGGAGGTGGAGCGGCTGCGCCACTCCGCCACCAACTCGCTCCTCACGCGGCGGGACGTGATCGTCGTCGCCTCCGTGTCCTGCATCTACGGCCTCGGCACCCCGCAGGAGTACGTCGACCGGATGGTCCCCCTCAAGGTCGGCGAGGAGATGGACCGCGACCAGCTGCTGCGCCGCTTCGTGGACATCCAGTACACGCGCAACGACGTCGCCTTCACCCGCGGCACCTTCCGGGTCCGCGGGGACACCATCGAGATCTTCCCGGTCTACGAGGAACTGGCCGTCCGCATCGAAATGTTCGGCGACGAGATCGAGGCCCTGTCCACGCTGCACCCGCTGACCGGCGAGGTCATCAGCGAGGACCGCGAGCTCTACGTCTTCCCCGCCAGCCACTACGTCGCCGGGCCCGAGCGCATGGAGAAGGCGGTCCGCGGCATCGAGGCGGAGCTGGCCGAGCGCCTCGCCGAGCTGGAGAAGCAGGGCAAGATGCTGGAGGCCCAGCGGCTGCGCATGCGCACCACCTACGACCTGGAGATGATGCGCCAGATCGGGTCCTGCTCCGGCATCGAGAACTACTCGCTGCACATGGACGACCGCGCTCCCGGCTCCGCGCCCAACACCCTCATCGACTACTTCCCGGAGGACTTCCTCCTGGTCATCGACGAGTCGCACGTCACCGTGCCGCAGATCGGCGCCATGTACGAGGGCGACGCCTCCCGCAAGCGGACCCTCGTCGACCACGGGTTCCGGCTGCCGTCCGCCCTCGACAACCGGCCGCTGAAGTGGGAGGAGTTCCAGGAGCGCATCGGTCAGACGGTCTACCTGTCGGCGACCCCCGGCAAGTACGAGCTCTCCCGCGGCGACGGATTCGTCGAGCAGATCATCCGCCCCACCGGGCTCATCGACCCCGAGGTCGTGGTCAAGCCCACCGAGGGACAGATCGACGACCTCGTCCACGAGATCCGCCAGCGCGTGGAGAAGGACGAGCGCGTCCTGGTCACCACCCTCACCAAGAAGATGGCCGAGGACCTCACGGACTACTTCCTGGAGCTCGGCATCCAGGTGCGCTACCTGCACAGCGACGTCGACACGCTGCGCCGCATCGAGCTGCTGCGCGAGCTGCGCGCCGGCGAGTACGACGTCCTGGTCGGCATCAACCTGCTGCGCGAGGGCCTCGACCTGCCCGAGGTCTCCCTGGTGGCGATCCTCGACGCCGACAAGGAGGGCTTCCTGCGCTCGGGGACCTCCCTGATCCAGACCATCGGCCGCGCGGCGCGCAACGTCTCCGGCCAGGTCCACATGTACGCGGACAAGATGACCCCGGCGATGGAGAAGGCCATCGAGGAGACCAACCGGCGCCGGGAGAAGCAGATCGCGTACAACACGGCGAACGGGATCGACCCGCAGCCGCTGCGCAAGAAGATCAACGACATCGTCGCCACCATCGCCCGCGAGGAGCTGGACACCGAACAGCTGCTCGGCACCGGGTACCGCCAGGGGAAGGACGGCAAGGGGGCCAAGGCTCCCGTGCCCGCGCTCGGCGTGGTCAAGGCGGGCCAGGTCACCGTGGGCGGCAAGGCCGTCAAGGGCGCCAAGGCCGCGAAGGCGGCCAAGGACGCCGCCGTGCTGACGGACCGTCCGGCCGAGGAACTGGCCGCACTCATCGAGCAGATGACCGAGCGGATGCGCGGAGCCGCCGCCGAGCTCCAGTTCGAGGTCGCGGCCCGGATCCGCGACGAGGTGGGCGAGCTGAAGAAGGAGCTGCGTCAGATGAGGGAAGCGGGCCTCGCCTGA
- a CDS encoding TerD family protein, which produces MTVNMTKGQAISLQKQDGGTLTAVRMGLGWQAAKRRGLFGSRTREIDLDASAVLFADKQPVDVVFFRHLQSDDGSVRHTGDNLVGGAGQGGDDESILVDLQRVPVHIDQIVFTVNSFTGQTFQEVQNAFCRIVDETNGQELARYTLDGGGQYTAQIMAKVSRVGGGWQMTALGNPANGRTFQDLMPAILPHL; this is translated from the coding sequence GTGACGGTCAACATGACCAAGGGTCAGGCCATCAGTCTGCAGAAGCAGGACGGGGGCACGCTGACCGCGGTCCGGATGGGCCTCGGCTGGCAGGCGGCCAAGCGCCGCGGACTGTTCGGTTCGCGGACCCGGGAGATCGACCTCGACGCGTCGGCGGTGCTCTTCGCCGACAAGCAGCCGGTGGACGTGGTGTTCTTCCGCCACCTGCAGAGCGACGACGGCTCGGTCCGGCACACCGGTGACAACCTCGTCGGCGGAGCCGGCCAGGGCGGGGACGACGAGTCGATCCTCGTCGACCTCCAGCGCGTGCCGGTGCACATCGACCAGATCGTCTTCACGGTGAACTCGTTCACCGGCCAGACGTTCCAGGAGGTGCAGAACGCGTTCTGCCGCATCGTCGACGAGACCAACGGCCAGGAGCTCGCGCGCTACACGCTGGACGGCGGCGGCCAGTACACCGCGCAGATCATGGCGAAGGTGTCGCGCGTGGGCGGCGGCTGGCAGATGACGGCCCTCGGCAACCCGGCCAACGGCCGGACCTTCCAGGACCTGATGCCGGCGATCCTGCCGCACCTGTAA
- a CDS encoding MFS transporter: MQQDPSPALPGRAVPRPPSMLRLAMASLAGTAIEFYDFFVYGTAAALVLGPLFFPSFSPLAGTLAAFGTFGVGFLARPLGSVLFGHIGDRYGRRPVLLASLLLTGLATVAVGCVPTYATIGVAAPLLLLVLRFLQGLGLGGEWGGAVLLTAEHAPEQRRGLWASFPQVGPPLGFLLANGMTLTLSAALTDAQFTSWGWRVPFWAAGVLALAGLWLRRSVEETPQFRALAETGRRSDAPLTEVVRGHWRLVLLTGGALSAGYAVFYSVTTWSLAYATEHLKVDRTVMLACIMAAVALKGTLTPVVAVLGDRYGRRPLCLIGSAMCLVWMFPFVALLRTADPLLMTLGCLGGLLGMVTMFGVVGAYVPELYAPRIRCTGAAVGYNLGGVLGGALTPIAATALAAGSGPPWGVALYLSGIALLSLVCFALLPETNPAVVRARAGAGTGKGAAGATAPA; the protein is encoded by the coding sequence ATGCAACAAGACCCCTCCCCCGCCCTCCCCGGGCGCGCGGTTCCCCGGCCGCCCTCGATGCTGCGGCTCGCGATGGCCTCGCTCGCCGGGACCGCCATCGAGTTCTACGACTTCTTCGTCTACGGGACGGCCGCGGCCCTCGTCCTCGGCCCGCTCTTCTTCCCGTCCTTCTCCCCGCTCGCCGGGACCCTCGCCGCCTTCGGCACCTTCGGCGTCGGCTTCCTCGCCCGCCCGCTGGGCTCCGTGCTCTTCGGCCACATCGGCGACCGTTACGGCCGGCGCCCCGTCCTGCTCGCCTCCCTGCTGCTCACCGGCCTCGCCACGGTCGCGGTGGGCTGCGTGCCCACGTACGCCACGATCGGCGTGGCGGCGCCCCTGCTGCTGCTCGTACTGCGCTTCCTCCAGGGGCTCGGCCTCGGCGGCGAATGGGGCGGCGCGGTCCTGCTGACCGCCGAGCACGCACCCGAGCAGCGGCGCGGGCTGTGGGCCAGCTTCCCGCAGGTCGGACCGCCGCTGGGCTTCCTGCTGGCCAACGGCATGACCCTCACCCTGTCGGCGGCGCTGACCGACGCGCAGTTCACGTCCTGGGGCTGGCGCGTACCGTTCTGGGCGGCGGGCGTACTGGCCCTCGCCGGGCTGTGGCTGCGCCGCTCGGTGGAGGAGACCCCGCAGTTCCGCGCCCTCGCGGAGACCGGCCGGCGCTCCGACGCCCCGCTGACCGAGGTCGTACGCGGCCACTGGCGCCTCGTCCTGCTGACCGGCGGGGCCCTGTCCGCCGGGTACGCGGTCTTCTACTCGGTCACCACCTGGTCCCTCGCCTACGCCACGGAACACCTGAAGGTCGACCGCACCGTGATGCTGGCCTGCATCATGGCGGCGGTCGCCCTGAAGGGCACGCTGACCCCGGTGGTGGCGGTGCTCGGCGACCGGTACGGGCGGCGGCCGCTCTGCCTGATCGGCAGTGCGATGTGCCTGGTGTGGATGTTCCCGTTCGTCGCGCTGCTGCGGACGGCGGACCCGCTGCTGATGACGCTGGGCTGCCTCGGCGGGCTGCTGGGCATGGTGACGATGTTCGGCGTGGTGGGCGCGTACGTGCCGGAGCTGTACGCCCCGCGGATCCGCTGCACGGGCGCGGCCGTGGGCTACAACCTGGGCGGGGTGCTGGGCGGGGCGCTGACCCCGATCGCGGCGACGGCGCTGGCGGCGGGCTCCGGCCCGCCCTGGGGCGTGGCCTTGTACCTGAGCGGGATCGCCCTGCTGAGCCTGGTCTGCTTCGCGCTGCTGCCGGAGACGAACCCGGCGGTCGTACGGGCGCGGGCGGGCGCGGGTACGGGAAAGGGGGCGGCCGGAGCGACCGCCCCCGCGTAG
- a CDS encoding TerC/Alx family metal homeostasis membrane protein, whose amino-acid sequence MDVSWTLWVLTILGLSILIGADFFIGRKPHDVSIKEAGTWTIVWIVLAALFGLGLWFFGNPQASQEFFAGFITEKSLSVDNLFVFVLIMAKFAVPSHLQQRVLLVGVLIALVLRAIFIAAGAAIIASFSWVFYIFGAFLIYTAWKLIQEARKDEDEEEFEENRLLKSVEKKFGVADKYHGTKLFIESNGKRVLTPLMVVMLAIGTTDVLFALDSIPAIFGLTQDPYIVFTANAFALMGLRQLYFLIGGLLKKLVHLSYGLSIILGFIGVKLVLHALHESGLHVPVVSIPVSLGVICGVLVITTITSLIASKRQAAAEAAARPESIDA is encoded by the coding sequence GTGGACGTTTCGTGGACCCTCTGGGTGCTGACCATTCTCGGTCTGAGCATCCTCATCGGCGCCGACTTCTTCATCGGCCGCAAACCGCATGACGTATCGATCAAGGAAGCGGGCACCTGGACGATCGTCTGGATCGTCCTCGCCGCACTCTTCGGCCTCGGCCTGTGGTTCTTCGGGAACCCGCAGGCTTCGCAGGAGTTCTTCGCCGGCTTCATCACCGAGAAGTCCCTGAGCGTCGACAACCTCTTCGTCTTCGTCCTGATCATGGCGAAGTTCGCGGTGCCCTCCCACCTCCAGCAGCGCGTCCTGCTGGTGGGCGTGCTGATCGCCCTGGTGCTGCGCGCGATCTTCATCGCCGCCGGCGCGGCGATCATCGCCAGTTTCTCGTGGGTCTTCTACATCTTCGGCGCGTTCCTGATCTACACCGCCTGGAAGCTGATCCAGGAGGCGCGCAAGGACGAGGACGAGGAGGAGTTCGAGGAGAACCGTCTCCTCAAGTCCGTCGAGAAGAAGTTCGGCGTCGCCGACAAGTACCACGGCACCAAGCTGTTCATCGAGAGCAACGGCAAGCGCGTCCTGACCCCGCTGATGGTCGTCATGCTCGCCATCGGCACCACCGACGTGCTGTTCGCCCTGGACTCGATCCCCGCGATCTTCGGCCTCACCCAGGACCCGTACATCGTCTTCACGGCCAACGCCTTCGCCCTGATGGGGCTGCGCCAGCTGTACTTCCTCATCGGCGGCCTGCTCAAGAAGCTGGTCCACCTCAGCTACGGCCTGTCGATCATCCTGGGCTTCATCGGCGTCAAGCTGGTGCTGCACGCCCTGCACGAGTCCGGGCTGCACGTGCCGGTCGTCTCGATCCCGGTCTCCCTCGGCGTCATCTGCGGTGTCCTCGTGATCACCACGATCACCAGCCTGATCGCCTCGAAGAGGCAGGCGGCCGCCGAGGCCGCCGCCCGCCCGGAGAGCATCGACGCGTAG
- a CDS encoding MBL fold metallo-hydrolase, producing the protein MTYSGAVKVGGPADVHELPDLMISKVAVGSMNNNAYLLRCRATGEQLLIDAAAEPHTLLSLIGDDGIASVVTTHRHGDHWGALAEVVEATGARTYAGAHDAEGIPVATDVLVADGDTVTVGRVTLTARHLVGHTPGSIALIYDDPHGHAHVFTGDCLFPGGVGNTWGDPKAFEQLIDDVQHKLFEQLSDETWVYPGHGNDTTLGAERPHLAEWRERGW; encoded by the coding sequence ATGACGTACAGCGGAGCAGTCAAGGTCGGCGGTCCGGCCGACGTGCACGAACTCCCGGACCTGATGATTTCCAAGGTCGCGGTGGGTTCCATGAACAACAACGCGTACCTGCTGCGCTGCCGGGCCACCGGCGAGCAGCTGCTGATCGACGCGGCCGCCGAGCCGCACACCCTGCTCAGCCTGATCGGCGACGACGGCATCGCCTCCGTCGTCACCACCCACCGGCACGGGGACCACTGGGGCGCGCTCGCGGAGGTCGTCGAGGCGACCGGGGCGCGTACGTACGCGGGCGCCCACGACGCCGAGGGCATCCCGGTGGCCACCGACGTACTGGTGGCGGACGGGGACACGGTCACGGTCGGCCGGGTCACGCTGACCGCCCGCCACCTGGTCGGCCACACCCCGGGCTCCATCGCCCTGATCTACGACGACCCGCACGGGCACGCGCACGTCTTCACCGGCGACTGCCTCTTCCCCGGCGGCGTCGGCAACACCTGGGGCGACCCGAAGGCCTTCGAGCAGCTGATCGACGACGTCCAGCACAAGCTCTTCGAGCAGCTGTCGGACGAGACCTGGGTCTACCCGGGTCACGGCAACGACACCACGCTCGGCGCCGAACGGCCCCACCTGGCCGAATGGCGCGAGCGCGGCTGGTAA
- a CDS encoding TerD family protein, whose product MTAELVRGQNHPLSQARVEIRVSAGTPVLALASACDDAGRLAGPGSVAHPGARSLPGVEVPGSVAGEHRFAVDLDAVEPAVHRLGVVLVLPPGGPVRFGAVPAPYVAVAQPGGADLAGFTLTGLDSEKAVVALELYRRQGAWKVRAVGQGYAEGLGALLADAGLAGPAATALAEVATGLVPSGDITLAALPTATPPTVPHGLRAPQDAPAAATPPPPPDPLPVTGLPYQGAPAAAPGSPSADTIGGPPTIDYAHPRRRRTTTEPPEPGPRAVPSPEADRPPAPVAGDASGWSLEERLYNQVWGMFEDLARSVAAYRSACDFAESRMDRELDDALSDPRLRLAGAGNAARDAARARHDELVAQAKAVLDRDLAQLIAESEVVEPALPAPYAHWANPVWHGHGVPEEAPLALRLGDLHLPERPDLRIPMLVRAPLERGLWIDNGRTGSEAAMTMDTDRLRRAAMDMAVAHAVRLLAVHPGDRLSVHVIDAAGAGAASLAPLVAAGVLAGPPAAGAAGVTATLEALTRRVDLVQMAVRAGAPEDLPPDVDLADQLLIVHDFPHGFDDRAVTRLRYLADEGPAVGVHLLMVADRDEASAYGPLLDPLWRSLMRLSPVPDNHLADPWVGHAWTFEPDLPPPGSRVLEQTLERIAAARRDARP is encoded by the coding sequence ATGACGGCCGAGTTGGTCCGGGGGCAGAACCACCCCCTGTCCCAGGCGCGGGTGGAGATCAGGGTCTCGGCGGGTACGCCCGTACTGGCCCTGGCCTCGGCCTGCGATGACGCGGGCCGGCTGGCCGGGCCCGGGTCGGTGGCCCACCCCGGCGCCCGGAGCCTGCCCGGAGTGGAGGTGCCGGGGTCGGTGGCGGGCGAGCACCGCTTCGCCGTCGACCTCGACGCCGTCGAGCCCGCCGTGCACCGGCTCGGGGTGGTCCTCGTCCTGCCGCCCGGCGGGCCCGTGCGTTTCGGCGCGGTCCCGGCCCCGTACGTGGCCGTGGCCCAGCCGGGAGGCGCCGACCTCGCCGGCTTCACCCTGACGGGGCTGGACTCCGAGAAGGCCGTCGTGGCCCTGGAGCTGTACCGGCGCCAGGGGGCCTGGAAGGTCCGCGCCGTGGGCCAGGGGTACGCCGAGGGGCTCGGCGCGCTGCTGGCCGACGCCGGGCTGGCCGGCCCGGCCGCCACCGCCCTGGCGGAGGTGGCCACCGGGCTGGTGCCCTCCGGCGACATCACCCTGGCCGCCCTGCCGACGGCCACCCCGCCGACCGTTCCGCACGGCCTCAGGGCCCCGCAGGACGCCCCGGCCGCGGCCACTCCGCCGCCACCGCCGGATCCGCTCCCCGTCACCGGCCTCCCGTACCAGGGCGCCCCCGCGGCCGCACCCGGTTCCCCGTCCGCCGACACCATCGGCGGACCGCCCACCATCGACTACGCCCACCCGCGCCGCCGCCGCACGACCACGGAGCCCCCCGAGCCCGGCCCGCGGGCCGTTCCCTCCCCGGAGGCGGACCGGCCCCCCGCCCCGGTCGCGGGCGACGCGAGCGGCTGGTCCCTGGAGGAGCGGCTCTACAACCAGGTCTGGGGCATGTTCGAGGACCTGGCCCGGTCGGTGGCCGCCTACCGCAGCGCCTGCGACTTCGCCGAGTCCCGGATGGACCGCGAGCTCGACGACGCGCTGTCCGACCCCCGCCTGCGCCTCGCGGGAGCGGGCAACGCCGCCCGCGACGCGGCCCGGGCCCGCCACGACGAGCTCGTCGCCCAGGCCAAGGCCGTGCTCGACCGGGACCTGGCCCAGCTGATCGCCGAGTCCGAGGTGGTCGAGCCCGCGCTGCCGGCCCCGTACGCCCACTGGGCCAACCCCGTCTGGCACGGGCACGGGGTCCCCGAGGAGGCCCCGCTGGCCCTGCGCCTCGGCGACCTGCACCTGCCCGAGCGGCCCGACCTGCGCATCCCCATGCTGGTGCGGGCCCCGCTGGAGCGCGGGCTGTGGATCGACAACGGACGCACCGGCTCCGAGGCCGCGATGACCATGGACACCGACCGGTTGCGCCGGGCCGCCATGGACATGGCCGTCGCGCACGCGGTCCGGCTGCTCGCGGTCCACCCCGGCGACCGGCTCTCCGTGCACGTCATCGACGCGGCCGGGGCGGGTGCCGCCTCCCTGGCGCCGCTCGTCGCGGCCGGGGTGCTGGCCGGGCCGCCCGCCGCCGGGGCCGCCGGGGTCACCGCGACCCTGGAGGCGCTGACCCGCCGGGTGGACCTCGTACAGATGGCCGTGCGGGCCGGGGCGCCCGAGGACCTGCCGCCCGATGTGGACCTCGCCGACCAGCTGCTGATCGTGCACGACTTCCCGCACGGGTTCGACGACAGGGCCGTCACCCGGCTGCGCTACCTGGCCGACGAGGGTCCGGCGGTCGGGGTGCACCTGCTGATGGTGGCGGACCGCGACGAGGCCTCGGCGTACGGGCCGCTGCTCGATCCGCTGTGGCGCTCGCTGATGCGGCTGTCGCCGGTGCCGGACAACCACCTCGCCGATCCGTGGGTGGGCCACGCCTGGACCTTCGAGCCGGACCTGCCGCCGCCGGGCAGCCGGGTCCTGGAGCAGACGCTGGAACGGATCGCCGCCGCCCGGCGCGATGCCCGCCCATGA